A single region of the Methylocystis echinoides genome encodes:
- a CDS encoding pirin family protein, producing the protein MRKIVSVHPAPESMHWVGDGFPVRQLFSHAELGAHVSPFLLLDYAGPADFPPGDHRRGVGAHPHRGFETVTIVLDGEVAHRDSTGAGGLIGPGDVQWMTAGAGVIHEEFHSDAFTRSGGRLELLQLWVNLPARLKMTAPRYQTLLDAQIPRLDLADECGLLRVIAGEFGGARGPAQTATAMNIWDVRVDAGKTAVFALPEGHNLIVVVIDGPVVVNGQGHVRAGETVVFERHGGDISISAQADAKLLLLSGEPIHDPVVQQGPFVMNSADEIRQAVDDYRSGRFGTIAPSGA; encoded by the coding sequence ATGAGGAAAATCGTCAGCGTCCATCCCGCCCCGGAGTCGATGCATTGGGTAGGCGACGGCTTTCCCGTGCGCCAGCTCTTCTCCCATGCGGAGCTCGGCGCGCATGTCAGTCCGTTCCTGCTCCTCGATTACGCCGGACCGGCGGATTTTCCGCCTGGCGATCACCGGCGCGGCGTCGGCGCCCATCCGCATCGCGGCTTCGAGACCGTCACCATTGTCCTGGACGGCGAGGTCGCACATCGCGATTCGACCGGCGCGGGCGGGCTGATCGGGCCGGGCGACGTGCAATGGATGACCGCCGGCGCCGGCGTGATCCACGAGGAATTCCACTCCGACGCCTTCACGCGCAGCGGCGGCCGCCTCGAACTGCTTCAGCTATGGGTCAATCTCCCGGCGCGGCTGAAAATGACGGCGCCGCGCTACCAGACCCTCCTCGACGCACAGATTCCGCGGCTTGATCTTGCCGACGAATGCGGCCTCCTGCGGGTGATCGCCGGTGAATTTGGCGGCGCGCGCGGCCCGGCGCAGACGGCGACTGCCATGAATATCTGGGACGTCCGCGTCGATGCGGGCAAAACCGCCGTTTTCGCGCTGCCCGAAGGTCATAATCTCATCGTCGTCGTCATCGACGGCCCGGTCGTCGTCAATGGTCAGGGGCATGTGCGCGCCGGCGAGACCGTGGTCTTCGAGCGCCATGGCGGCGATATTTCGATTTCGGCGCAGGCCGACGCCAAGCTGCTTTTGCTGAGCGGCGAACCGATCCACGATCCCGTCGTGCAGCAGGGCCCCTTCGTGATGAATTCGGCCGACGAAATCCGTCAGGCGGTCGACGACTATCGTTCCGGCAGATTTGGAACCATCGCGCCCAGCGGCGCATAG
- a CDS encoding DMT family transporter, which translates to MDWIILLIGSVCEVGWLVGMKYADGFTRFWPSAIMVFFMIASIGCLGVAVKTIPAGTAYAVWTGGSIAAVAIVGVLLFHEPATPLRLASVLLIVAGMVGLRLSGVE; encoded by the coding sequence ATGGACTGGATTATCCTCCTGATCGGGAGCGTCTGCGAGGTCGGCTGGCTCGTCGGCATGAAATACGCCGACGGCTTCACCCGCTTCTGGCCCTCGGCGATCATGGTTTTTTTCATGATTGCGAGCATCGGCTGTCTGGGCGTCGCCGTAAAGACGATCCCCGCCGGCACGGCCTATGCGGTCTGGACAGGCGGCAGCATCGCCGCCGTGGCGATCGTGGGCGTGCTTCTCTTCCACGAACCGGCGACGCCGCTGCGGCTGGCGTCCGTCCTGCTGATCGTGGCCGGCATGGTGGGCCTGCGGCTGAGCGGGGTGGAGTGA
- a CDS encoding amidinotransferase: MNMHAPLGGSETAACPVSSHNEWDPLEEIIVGRLEGSTIPSDHPVVTCNIPGMAARAQALAAGFRFPKFMVEPAQQELDNFISVLEQLGVTVTRPDAYNHKAKFSTPDWSSRGFCNSCPRDSMLVIGEEIIETPMAWPCRYFETHSYRPILKDYFRRGARWTSAPKPQLTDELFDPNFKLPEKGEPIRYILTEFEPVFDAADFFRCGRDIFVTRSNVTNAMGVDWLRRHLGEGYRIHEIKSRCPNPMHIDTTILPLGPGKVLINPEYINPDELPDVLKKWDILVAPDPDPIDDRILKITSMCGKWLSMNILMVDEKRMIVDPHHTNMMRQVEKWGFEPIPVPFLHYAAFGGAFHCATLDVRRRGTLESYF, from the coding sequence ATGAACATGCATGCGCCATTGGGCGGTTCCGAAACCGCCGCGTGTCCGGTCAGCTCCCACAATGAGTGGGACCCTCTGGAGGAGATCATCGTCGGACGCCTCGAAGGCTCGACGATCCCCTCCGACCATCCGGTCGTCACCTGCAACATTCCCGGCATGGCGGCGCGCGCGCAGGCGCTGGCTGCGGGCTTCCGATTCCCCAAATTCATGGTCGAGCCCGCCCAGCAGGAGCTCGATAATTTCATCAGCGTGCTCGAGCAGCTCGGCGTCACCGTCACGCGGCCGGACGCCTATAATCACAAGGCAAAATTCTCGACGCCCGACTGGTCGTCACGCGGCTTCTGCAATTCCTGCCCGCGCGATTCCATGCTCGTCATCGGCGAGGAGATCATCGAAACGCCCATGGCATGGCCCTGCCGCTATTTCGAGACTCACTCCTATCGCCCGATCCTGAAAGATTATTTCCGCCGCGGCGCGCGCTGGACGTCGGCCCCCAAGCCGCAGCTCACCGACGAGCTCTTCGACCCCAATTTCAAACTTCCGGAGAAGGGCGAGCCGATCCGCTACATTCTCACGGAGTTCGAGCCGGTCTTCGACGCCGCCGACTTCTTCCGCTGCGGCCGGGACATTTTCGTCACCCGCTCAAATGTGACGAACGCGATGGGCGTCGACTGGCTGCGGCGACATCTGGGCGAAGGCTATCGCATCCATGAGATCAAGAGCCGCTGCCCCAATCCGATGCACATCGACACCACGATCCTGCCGCTCGGCCCCGGAAAGGTGCTGATCAACCCGGAATACATCAACCCCGACGAATTGCCCGACGTCCTGAAAAAATGGGACATTCTGGTCGCGCCCGATCCGGACCCGATCGACGACCGCATTCTCAAGATCACGTCCATGTGCGGCAAATGGCTGAGCATGAACATTCTGATGGTCGACGAGAAGCGGATGATCGTCGACCCGCATCACACCAACATGATGCGCCAGGTGGAGAAATGGGGCTTCGAGCCGATCCCCGTTCCCTTCCTGCATTACGCGGCCTTCGGCGGCGCCTTCCATTGCGCGACGCTCGACGTGCGCCGGCGCGGTACGCTGGAGAGCTACTTCTAG
- the rpmI gene encoding 50S ribosomal protein L35, with translation MPKLKTKSGAKKRFKITGTGKVVYAHQGKRHGMIKRTNKAIRNLRGTNVLFKTDGDNVKKYFLPNG, from the coding sequence ATGCCCAAGCTGAAGACAAAATCCGGCGCCAAGAAGCGCTTCAAGATCACCGGGACTGGCAAAGTGGTCTACGCCCATCAGGGCAAGCGCCACGGCATGATCAAGCGCACCAACAAGGCGATCAGAAACCTGCGCGGGACGAACGTTCTGTTCAAGACCGACGGCGACAACGTCAAGAAATACTTCCTGCCGAACGGCTAA
- the rplT gene encoding 50S ribosomal protein L20 — translation MARVKRGVTSHAKHKKTLKAAKGFYGRRKNTIRTAKAAVDRSMQYATRDRKAKKRTFRALWIQRLNAAVREHGLTYSRFIDGLAKAGVGVDRKVLSQLAIEQPQAFAAIVAQAKAALPAAA, via the coding sequence ATGGCTCGCGTGAAACGGGGCGTTACGTCCCACGCCAAGCACAAGAAGACGCTGAAGGCCGCCAAGGGCTTCTACGGCCGCCGCAAGAATACGATCCGCACCGCCAAGGCCGCGGTCGACCGCTCGATGCAATATGCGACGCGCGACCGCAAGGCCAAGAAGCGCACCTTCCGCGCCTTGTGGATCCAGCGTCTCAACGCCGCCGTGCGCGAGCACGGCCTGACCTATTCGCGCTTCATCGACGGTCTCGCCAAGGCGGGCGTCGGCGTCGACCGCAAGGTTCTGTCGCAGCTCGCCATCGAGCAGCCGCAAGCCTTTGCGGCGATCGTGGCGCAGGCCAAGGCCGCCCTGCCGGCCGCCGCGTAA
- a CDS encoding alpha/beta hydrolase, with protein sequence MATQALLNTRRLIGAALEHAPGLAVNAAARFQPHRLLPGLAYGPEPRHRLDVYVPRGGATPFPVILFLYGGSWSSGNKEIYRFLGAELAARGFLAVIPDYRVYPAARYPAFVADAAEALRWATEHALRFNADPGRVFVMGHSAGAHIAAMLAFERRWLAAAGVGRLSGVIGLAGPYDFEIDTELLHGVFGGPENRRRSQPLAHVTGNGPPMLLATGEADTTVLPRHTRTLAAAIRSAGGEVETIFYPHIGHREIIGAFSPLFRFLAPVAADVSAFVSTRRARAANTVDADGSGRGWHERL encoded by the coding sequence ATGGCGACGCAGGCGCTACTGAATACACGCAGGCTCATCGGCGCGGCGCTCGAGCACGCGCCAGGGCTGGCGGTGAACGCCGCGGCCCGCTTTCAGCCGCACCGGCTGCTTCCCGGCCTCGCCTATGGCCCGGAGCCCCGACACCGCCTGGATGTTTACGTCCCGCGCGGGGGCGCGACGCCTTTCCCTGTGATCCTCTTCCTTTACGGCGGCTCCTGGTCCTCCGGGAACAAGGAAATCTACCGTTTTCTTGGCGCCGAGCTGGCCGCGCGCGGCTTTCTCGCGGTGATCCCGGATTATCGCGTCTATCCCGCGGCGCGCTATCCGGCCTTTGTCGCGGACGCCGCCGAGGCGCTGCGCTGGGCGACGGAACACGCCTTGCGTTTCAACGCCGACCCTGGCCGGGTCTTCGTCATGGGCCATTCGGCCGGCGCGCATATCGCCGCCATGCTCGCTTTCGAGCGCCGCTGGCTGGCGGCGGCGGGCGTTGGCCGCCTGTCCGGGGTGATCGGCCTCGCGGGCCCCTATGACTTCGAAATCGACACGGAGCTTCTGCACGGCGTCTTTGGCGGTCCCGAAAACCGGCGGCGAAGCCAGCCGCTCGCGCATGTGACCGGCAATGGCCCGCCGATGCTGCTCGCCACCGGCGAGGCCGACACGACCGTGCTTCCGAGGCACACGCGGACGCTTGCGGCGGCGATCCGCAGCGCCGGCGGGGAGGTCGAAACAATCTTCTACCCGCATATTGGCCATCGCGAGATCATCGGCGCCTTCTCGCCGCTGTTCCGCTTTCTCGCACCCGTGGCCGCGGACGTGTCGGCCTTCGTCTCGACGCGGCGCGCGCGCGCCGCTAACACTGTGGACGCGGACGGCAGTGGGCGGGGCTGGCATGAGCGGTTATGA
- the lpdA gene encoding dihydrolipoyl dehydrogenase, which produces MSGYDVLIIGGGPGGYVAAIRAAQLGLKTAVVEREHLGGICLNWGCIPTKALLRSAEVYRLAKEGAQFGVTGGAPGFDAARIVARSREAAARLNAGVGFLLKKNKIDVIWGEAKLSGKGEVTVAAPTKPPVTPQLPAPKTTLGAGVYQAKHIIVATGARPRVLPGLEPDGRLVWTYFEALKPERFPKSLLVVGGGAIGVEFASFYRTFGVEVTLVEALPQILAAEDAEIAALARKSFEKQGIVIRTATTVAGLEKKAESVVATLKGADGATQTLEVERVLSAAGVVANVENLGLEALGVALERGVVKIDGLGRTSVAGIYAIGDVAGGPMLAHKAEHEGVICVEGIAGLHPHPLDKGLVPGCTYCHPQVASVGLTEEKAKAAGFEIRVGRFPYLANGKAIALGEPEGLVKTIFDRKTGRLLGAHLVGAEATELIQGFVIAMNLETTEEELMHTIFPHPTLSETMHESVLDAFGRAIHL; this is translated from the coding sequence ATGAGCGGTTATGACGTTCTCATTATCGGCGGCGGACCGGGCGGCTATGTCGCCGCGATCCGGGCGGCGCAACTCGGGCTGAAGACCGCCGTCGTCGAGCGCGAGCATCTCGGCGGCATCTGCCTCAACTGGGGCTGCATTCCCACCAAGGCGCTGTTGCGCTCGGCCGAAGTCTACCGGCTTGCGAAAGAGGGCGCGCAATTCGGCGTGACCGGCGGGGCGCCCGGCTTCGACGCCGCGCGCATCGTGGCGCGCTCGCGCGAGGCGGCGGCCCGGCTGAACGCCGGCGTCGGCTTTCTGCTCAAGAAGAACAAGATTGACGTGATCTGGGGCGAGGCGAAACTCTCCGGAAAGGGAGAGGTGACGGTTGCCGCGCCAACCAAGCCGCCTGTGACGCCGCAGCTCCCTGCGCCAAAAACGACGCTGGGCGCGGGTGTCTATCAGGCGAAGCACATCATCGTCGCGACGGGCGCGCGACCGCGCGTGCTGCCGGGGCTGGAGCCGGACGGGCGGCTTGTCTGGACTTATTTCGAGGCGCTGAAGCCGGAGCGGTTTCCCAAATCCCTGCTGGTCGTGGGCGGCGGGGCGATCGGCGTCGAATTCGCCTCCTTCTACCGCACCTTCGGCGTGGAGGTGACGCTGGTCGAGGCGCTGCCGCAAATCCTCGCGGCCGAAGACGCCGAGATCGCGGCGCTGGCGCGCAAGAGTTTTGAAAAGCAGGGGATCGTCATCCGCACCGCGACGACCGTCGCCGGGCTGGAGAAGAAGGCAGAAAGCGTCGTCGCGACGCTGAAAGGCGCCGATGGCGCGACGCAGACGCTGGAGGTCGAGCGGGTGCTGTCGGCGGCGGGCGTCGTGGCCAATGTCGAAAATCTCGGGCTGGAGGCGCTGGGCGTCGCGCTGGAGCGCGGCGTGGTGAAGATCGACGGACTCGGCCGCACCAGTGTCGCCGGGATTTACGCCATCGGCGATGTCGCCGGCGGCCCGATGCTGGCGCACAAGGCGGAGCATGAAGGGGTGATCTGCGTCGAGGGGATTGCGGGGTTGCATCCGCATCCGCTCGACAAGGGCCTCGTGCCGGGCTGCACCTATTGCCATCCGCAGGTGGCCTCCGTCGGGCTGACGGAAGAAAAAGCGAAGGCGGCCGGATTCGAGATCAGGGTCGGGCGCTTTCCCTATCTCGCCAATGGCAAGGCCATCGCCCTCGGCGAGCCCGAGGGGCTGGTGAAGACGATCTTCGACAGGAAGACCGGCCGCCTGCTCGGCGCGCATCTCGTCGGCGCCGAGGCGACGGAGCTCATTCAGGGCTTCGTCATCGCCATGAATCTGGAGACGACGGAGGAAGAGCTGATGCACACGATCTTCCCCCATCCGACGCTCTCCGAGACGATGCATGAGAGCGTGCTCGACGCGTTCGGGCGGGCGATTCACTTGTGA
- a CDS encoding peroxiredoxin, protein MRLTLLAATAAFSLFATTAFAMLKPGDAAPDFSVLAARGGKDFTFSLKDALKKGPVVLYFYPKSFTSVCTEEAHEFAEAMDQFAAMNASVIGVSGDGIETQREFSTKECRDKFPVGADPKFEVIKAYDASFSLPVAGPVFASRISYVISPEGKILSAVSDSGATRHIENALETVRKWRGGQK, encoded by the coding sequence GTGCGTTTGACCCTTCTTGCCGCAACCGCCGCATTCTCTCTTTTCGCCACAACGGCCTTCGCCATGCTCAAACCCGGCGACGCCGCGCCGGACTTTTCAGTCCTCGCGGCGCGGGGCGGCAAGGATTTCACCTTCTCGCTGAAGGACGCGCTGAAAAAGGGGCCGGTGGTTCTCTATTTTTATCCGAAATCCTTCACCAGCGTCTGCACCGAGGAGGCGCATGAATTCGCCGAGGCGATGGATCAGTTCGCCGCGATGAACGCTTCCGTCATCGGCGTGTCGGGCGACGGAATCGAGACGCAGCGCGAATTTTCAACCAAGGAATGCCGCGACAAGTTTCCCGTCGGCGCCGATCCGAAGTTCGAGGTGATCAAGGCGTACGACGCGTCGTTCAGCCTGCCGGTCGCCGGGCCGGTGTTTGCGAGTCGAATCTCTTATGTGATCTCGCCGGAGGGGAAGATTCTTTCGGCGGTTTCGGACTCCGGCGCGACGCGGCATATCGAGAATGCGCTAGAGACGGTGAGGAAGTGGAGGGGCGGGCAGAAATAA
- the aspS gene encoding aspartate--tRNA ligase gives MHRYRSHTCGEPNEGLAGQKLRLSGWCHRIRDHGGVLFIDLRDHYGLTQCVVDPDSPAFAQAEKLRSEWVVRLDGEVRKRPAGTENPDMPTGHVELYVTEIEVLGPAGELPLPVFGDQNYPEDIRLKYRFLDLRREKLHANIMLRGRIIDSIRSRMKQGGFFEFQTPILTASSPEGARDFLVPSRLHPGKFYALPQAPQQFKQLLMVAGFDRYFQIAPCFRDEDARADRSPGEFYQLDVEMSFVTQEDVFAAMEPVLRGVFEEFANGKPVTQQFPRIPFREAMLKYGSDKPDLRNPLIIVDVSSEFEGESVSFKAFKGKTVRAIPAPGAAAQPRSFFDKLNDWARSEGAPGLGYIIFEEEGGVLVGKGPIAKFIPADVQAAIAAKAGVKAGDALFFSAGAETPAAKLAGMARIRIGTELGLSKTDVFEFCWIVDFPMYEWNDEDKKIDFSHNPFSMPQGGMEALETKDPLDILAYQYDIVCNGVELSSGAIRNHRPEIMKKAFEIAGYGEDVLIEKFGGMYRAFQYGAPPHGGIAPGVDRIVMLLAEEENLREVTLFPMNQRAEDLLMGAPSEATMKQLRELHIRLNLPEKSA, from the coding sequence ATGCATCGCTACCGTTCGCACACTTGTGGAGAGCCCAACGAAGGGCTCGCGGGCCAGAAACTCCGCCTTTCCGGCTGGTGCCACCGTATTCGCGACCATGGCGGCGTGCTGTTCATCGACCTGCGCGACCATTACGGCCTCACCCAATGCGTGGTCGACCCCGATTCGCCGGCCTTCGCCCAGGCCGAGAAGCTGCGCTCGGAATGGGTCGTCCGGCTCGACGGCGAGGTGCGCAAGCGCCCGGCCGGCACCGAGAACCCCGACATGCCGACCGGCCATGTCGAGCTTTACGTGACCGAGATCGAGGTGCTCGGCCCGGCGGGCGAGCTGCCGCTTCCCGTCTTCGGCGACCAGAACTATCCCGAGGACATCCGCCTCAAATACCGCTTCCTCGATCTGCGCCGCGAGAAGCTGCACGCCAACATCATGCTGCGCGGCCGCATCATCGACTCGATCCGCTCGCGCATGAAGCAGGGCGGCTTCTTCGAGTTCCAGACGCCCATCCTCACCGCCTCCAGCCCCGAGGGCGCGCGCGACTTCCTCGTGCCGTCGCGTCTGCATCCCGGCAAGTTCTACGCGCTGCCGCAGGCGCCGCAGCAGTTCAAGCAATTGCTGATGGTCGCGGGCTTCGACCGCTATTTCCAGATCGCGCCCTGTTTCCGCGACGAGGACGCCCGCGCCGACCGTTCGCCCGGCGAATTCTACCAGCTCGACGTCGAGATGAGCTTCGTCACGCAGGAAGACGTGTTTGCGGCGATGGAGCCGGTGCTGCGCGGCGTCTTCGAGGAGTTCGCCAACGGCAAGCCCGTCACGCAGCAATTCCCGCGCATTCCCTTCCGCGAGGCCATGTTGAAATATGGCTCCGACAAGCCCGATTTGCGCAATCCGCTCATCATTGTCGACGTGTCGTCGGAGTTCGAGGGCGAGAGCGTCAGCTTCAAGGCGTTCAAGGGCAAGACCGTGCGCGCGATTCCCGCGCCGGGCGCTGCCGCGCAGCCGCGCAGCTTCTTCGACAAGCTCAACGACTGGGCGCGGTCGGAAGGCGCGCCGGGGCTGGGCTACATCATCTTCGAGGAAGAGGGCGGCGTGCTCGTCGGCAAGGGGCCAATCGCCAAATTCATCCCCGCCGACGTGCAGGCGGCGATCGCCGCGAAGGCCGGCGTCAAGGCCGGCGACGCCCTGTTCTTCTCCGCCGGCGCAGAGACCCCTGCCGCGAAGCTCGCCGGCATGGCGCGCATTCGCATCGGCACGGAGCTGGGCCTGTCGAAGACGGACGTCTTCGAGTTCTGCTGGATCGTCGATTTCCCGATGTACGAGTGGAACGACGAGGACAAGAAGATTGACTTCTCGCACAATCCCTTCTCCATGCCGCAGGGCGGCATGGAGGCGCTGGAGACGAAGGACCCGCTCGACATTCTCGCCTATCAGTACGACATCGTCTGCAATGGCGTGGAGCTGTCGTCCGGCGCCATTCGTAACCATCGACCCGAGATCATGAAGAAGGCCTTCGAGATCGCCGGCTATGGCGAGGATGTGCTGATCGAGAAATTCGGCGGTATGTATCGCGCCTTCCAGTATGGCGCGCCGCCGCATGGCGGCATCGCGCCGGGCGTGGACCGCATCGTCATGCTGCTCGCCGAGGAAGAGAATCTGCGCGAAGTGACGCTGTTCCCGATGAACCAGCGCGCGGAAGACCTGCTGATGGGCGCGCCGTCGGAAGCGACCATGAAGCAACTGCGCGAACTGCACATTCGGCTGAATTTGCCGGAGAAGAGCGCGTAA
- a CDS encoding type II toxin-antitoxin system HicB family antitoxin, producing the protein MNGMRYQNYSAHIEFDDEDGIFVGRILGVSDSVSFHATDVEGLRAAFHEAVDDYIAACAKIGKSPQKAFSGKLMLRVDPEVHAKAALAAELAGKSLNQWSEEVLDKAARQSAA; encoded by the coding sequence ATGAACGGGATGCGTTACCAGAACTATTCCGCTCACATCGAATTCGACGACGAGGACGGGATTTTCGTCGGGCGAATTCTGGGCGTTTCCGACAGCGTCAGCTTCCATGCGACCGATGTGGAAGGCCTTCGGGCAGCCTTTCATGAGGCGGTGGACGATTATATCGCCGCCTGTGCGAAAATTGGCAAAAGCCCTCAAAAGGCGTTTTCGGGCAAGCTGATGCTGCGGGTTGATCCTGAGGTTCACGCGAAAGCGGCGCTCGCCGCGGAGCTTGCAGGCAAGAGCCTCAACCAGTGGAGCGAAGAAGTGCTGGACAAGGCGGCGCGGCAGAGCGCCGCCTGA
- a CDS encoding type II toxin-antitoxin system HicA family toxin, which produces MNSKQKKTLAAVFAAPTPANIEWLAIESLLVSVGCEVVEGSGSRVSFAYHGHIESFHRPHPEKEAKRYQVRQARDFLERIGVRP; this is translated from the coding sequence ATGAACAGCAAGCAGAAAAAGACCCTCGCCGCCGTCTTCGCCGCGCCGACCCCCGCCAACATCGAGTGGTTGGCAATTGAAAGCTTGCTGGTTTCGGTCGGTTGCGAGGTCGTCGAGGGCTCCGGCTCTCGCGTCTCTTTCGCTTACCATGGCCACATCGAGAGCTTTCACCGGCCTCATCCCGAGAAAGAAGCGAAACGGTATCAAGTGCGGCAGGCCAGAGACTTTCTCGAGAGAATAGGAGTTCGCCCATGA
- a CDS encoding DUF1192 domain-containing protein, with product MTTEDDAPRPRPALEIGQPLDLLSAAELEARIAALRAEIARLEAARDAKRAATAAAEAFFRK from the coding sequence ATGACGACGGAAGACGACGCGCCCCGCCCCCGCCCGGCCCTGGAAATCGGCCAGCCGCTCGACCTTTTGTCGGCAGCCGAGCTGGAGGCAAGAATTGCCGCGCTCAGGGCTGAGATCGCCCGGCTGGAGGCGGCGAGGGACGCCAAACGCGCCGCGACCGCCGCCGCCGAGGCGTTTTTCAGGAAATAG